The following are from one region of the Pseudohongiella spirulinae genome:
- a CDS encoding FtsX-like permease family protein produces MVSALHLKLLRELWHLKSQMLSIALVVATGIMTVVTMRGSYESLVVAQQDYYQQTRFADAWVSLRRAPETLMPHISNIPGVASAERRITLMATLDLPGLEAPAIGRFISLPESRTPVLNDIMILRGRYIEAGSADEVIINEKFAIARQLNPGDSITAIINGRARDLDIVGVAISPEHIYAMPPGSLMPDDERYGILWMGERALGPAWDMDGAFNEAFVKLSPDASPLAVIDALNTLLYPYGGYGAYLRRDQPSHLILQSELDQNRVMGTIVPGIFLAVAVFLLHLVLSRLIATQRGEIAVLKAFGYRDFEVGLHYLMFALTAVFLGVLLGAAGGGMLGQAYIGIYDQYFDLPGLEFRLSWQLLTAASLISLAGACTGALSGVLKAIRLPPAEAMRPEPPPRFKPGLLERSGVGRLLPSSGRMILRNLERKPWQSFFSSLGVAFSVAILVIGFFMFDGVRYLMDLQFREIQREDVSVNFHQHQSDQVLESLWRLPGVTRVEPFRSAPVKLSNQHLSRDTAIMGLNGDGALRRLVSESGFVHPLPAQGIVLSRMLAERLQVSAGDYVDAQMLEGQRQQAPVLVSGILDDFMGVTAYMDLPALYELSGEKNLISGAYLSVQEGSRDELYRTLKQIPMVAGVAAPAESLASFETEMAQNIFISVGFLVGFASVIAVGVIYNGARIALSERGRELASLRVMGFQRGEVAVLLLGEQAVITLIAIPMGWLLGYGQAWAVVQAMQTDMFRLPYVVNPDTWLYSGAITLLASAASAVAVRHRLDQFDLISVLKTRE; encoded by the coding sequence ATGGTAAGCGCTCTGCACCTGAAATTACTGCGGGAGCTTTGGCATTTGAAGAGCCAGATGCTGTCCATCGCGCTGGTCGTTGCCACCGGTATCATGACCGTTGTGACTATGCGTGGCAGCTATGAATCTCTGGTCGTCGCGCAACAGGATTATTACCAGCAAACCCGCTTTGCCGATGCCTGGGTATCCTTGAGAAGAGCACCCGAAACCCTTATGCCCCATATCAGCAATATTCCCGGGGTTGCATCAGCGGAACGCCGTATAACGCTAATGGCGACACTCGACTTGCCCGGGCTTGAGGCACCGGCCATTGGGCGATTTATTTCACTGCCTGAATCCCGGACGCCGGTTTTGAACGATATCATGATTCTGCGCGGCCGCTATATTGAAGCAGGATCTGCCGACGAAGTGATTATTAATGAAAAGTTCGCCATTGCCCGCCAATTGAATCCGGGCGACAGCATCACTGCCATTATCAATGGTCGGGCCAGAGATCTGGATATTGTGGGCGTTGCCATCTCACCCGAGCATATTTACGCCATGCCACCTGGCTCCCTGATGCCCGATGATGAGCGCTATGGTATTTTGTGGATGGGCGAACGGGCACTGGGGCCGGCCTGGGATATGGACGGCGCCTTTAATGAAGCCTTTGTGAAATTGTCGCCGGATGCTAGTCCACTGGCAGTGATTGATGCCCTGAACACCCTGCTCTACCCCTATGGCGGTTATGGCGCTTACCTGCGCCGGGATCAACCCTCCCACCTCATCCTGCAAAGCGAACTCGATCAGAACCGCGTCATGGGGACCATCGTCCCGGGCATTTTTCTTGCTGTCGCGGTATTTCTGTTACACCTGGTACTGAGCAGATTAATTGCGACACAACGTGGCGAGATTGCCGTATTAAAAGCGTTTGGGTATCGTGATTTCGAAGTCGGCCTGCATTATCTGATGTTTGCCCTGACAGCGGTTTTTCTGGGTGTGCTGCTGGGAGCGGCAGGTGGTGGCATGCTGGGCCAGGCTTACATCGGGATTTATGATCAGTACTTTGACCTGCCTGGTCTGGAGTTCAGGCTGAGTTGGCAATTATTGACTGCAGCGTCATTAATTAGTCTGGCGGGCGCCTGCACTGGCGCCTTGAGCGGTGTACTCAAGGCGATCCGATTACCTCCGGCAGAAGCCATGCGGCCGGAACCACCGCCGCGCTTTAAGCCAGGACTGCTGGAGCGTTCCGGCGTTGGTCGATTGCTGCCTTCATCCGGACGCATGATCTTGCGCAACCTTGAGCGTAAGCCCTGGCAAAGTTTTTTCTCATCATTGGGCGTTGCTTTTTCAGTCGCGATTCTGGTGATCGGCTTTTTTATGTTTGACGGCGTCCGCTATCTGATGGATCTGCAATTCCGGGAGATTCAGCGCGAAGATGTATCCGTCAATTTCCACCAGCATCAATCTGATCAGGTTCTGGAATCCCTGTGGCGATTACCCGGCGTCACACGTGTGGAGCCTTTCCGCTCAGCCCCGGTAAAACTGAGCAACCAGCATCTCAGCCGGGACACTGCAATCATGGGATTAAACGGCGATGGCGCGCTGCGGCGATTGGTATCAGAAAGTGGTTTTGTGCATCCCTTGCCAGCGCAAGGCATCGTGCTGAGCCGAATGCTGGCGGAGCGACTGCAGGTATCTGCAGGGGATTATGTGGATGCTCAAATGCTGGAGGGTCAGCGTCAACAGGCACCGGTTCTGGTCAGCGGCATTCTGGATGATTTTATGGGCGTCACGGCCTACATGGATCTACCGGCGCTCTACGAGCTTAGCGGCGAAAAGAATCTGATCAGCGGTGCCTACCTGAGCGTCCAGGAAGGCAGTCGGGATGAGCTTTACCGGACATTGAAACAAATTCCGATGGTAGCCGGTGTAGCTGCACCCGCCGAGTCACTGGCCTCATTCGAAACAGAAATGGCTCAGAATATATTTATATCGGTTGGCTTTCTGGTCGGCTTTGCCTCGGTAATCGCCGTAGGCGTCATTTACAACGGCGCCCGTATTGCCCTGTCTGAGCGGGGTCGAGAACTGGCCAGCCTGCGGGTAATGGGATTTCAGCGAGGCGAAGTAGCCGTGCTTTTGCTGGGCGAACAGGCTGTGATTACGCTGATCGCCATACCCATGGGCTGGTTGCTTGGTTACGGACAGGCCTGGGCCGTCGTGCAGGCGATGCAGACCGACATGTTTCGGCTGCCGTATGTGGTCAACCCCGATACATGGTTGTATTCTGGAGCCATTACTCTGCTTGCGTCGGCAGCCAGTGCGGTGGCCGTGCGGCATCGGCTGGATCAATTTGATCTGATCAGCGTACTGAAAACCCGGGAGTAG
- a CDS encoding efflux RND transporter periplasmic adaptor subunit, producing the protein MTKWIVAAVGLLALLLFSLSGEETVRVQTRVAENGPLTVTVQEQGRTRARLPFTVSAPVNAHMRRTTWLEGQRVEAGQALATLALLTEDTRTEASYQANLAAAIARRNAAAASLAEAESSLERAEREAQRRERLFLDRMIGEEERDAYLQVQEAARSRLLSAQSALRAAEADETSARARLMGTETDSSDSSAIVVTAPASGTIQQIYERGDRVVTAGTPLFQISNDDALELVVDLLTQDAVRVTPGASIQVSGWGGEQVLSAVVDYVEPLAFTKYSALGVEEQRVNVIASLVEDNHPLGAGYRIEAAIVVWQHDNVLKVPTSALFRRDGRWHVFAVMNDTAVLREVAVGERSRDDAQVLDGLSAGDEVIIFPSDLVQDGVAIQRL; encoded by the coding sequence ATGACTAAATGGATAGTCGCTGCTGTTGGCCTGTTGGCCCTGCTGCTTTTCAGCCTGAGCGGTGAGGAGACAGTGCGGGTGCAGACCAGGGTGGCAGAAAACGGACCCCTTACTGTAACAGTGCAGGAACAGGGTCGCACACGGGCCCGACTGCCTTTTACGGTGTCAGCCCCGGTCAATGCGCACATGCGACGCACCACCTGGCTGGAAGGGCAACGCGTAGAGGCCGGACAGGCGCTGGCCACATTGGCGCTGCTTACTGAAGATACTCGCACGGAAGCCAGCTATCAGGCTAACCTGGCCGCCGCCATTGCCCGGCGTAATGCGGCCGCCGCTTCACTGGCAGAGGCCGAATCCTCACTTGAACGCGCCGAGCGGGAAGCTCAGCGGCGTGAACGCTTGTTTCTTGATCGTATGATTGGCGAGGAGGAACGCGACGCCTATCTGCAGGTTCAGGAAGCCGCCCGCTCACGATTGTTAAGTGCACAGTCCGCGCTGCGTGCTGCCGAGGCTGATGAAACCAGTGCCCGCGCCCGGCTGATGGGCACAGAGACCGACAGCAGTGACAGTTCCGCGATTGTGGTTACAGCGCCCGCTTCAGGCACCATCCAGCAAATCTACGAACGCGGTGATCGTGTTGTGACCGCTGGTACCCCCCTGTTCCAGATCAGCAATGATGACGCCCTGGAACTGGTAGTCGATTTACTGACTCAGGATGCCGTTAGAGTAACCCCTGGTGCTTCGATACAGGTTTCCGGCTGGGGTGGTGAGCAGGTCCTGTCAGCGGTGGTTGACTACGTGGAACCACTGGCCTTTACCAAGTATTCGGCATTGGGTGTGGAAGAGCAACGAGTCAATGTCATCGCCTCATTGGTGGAAGACAACCATCCGTTAGGCGCAGGATACCGAATTGAAGCGGCCATCGTAGTCTGGCAGCACGACAATGTATTGAAAGTGCCAACCAGCGCCTTGTTCAGACGTGATGGACGCTGGCATGTGTTTGCTGTGATGAACGATACAGCCGTATTACGCGAAGTGGCTGTCGGCGAGCGCAGCCGGGATGATGCTCAGGTCCTGGATGGCCTGAGCGCCGGTGATGAGGTAATCATTTTCCCGTCTGATCTGGTGCAGGACGGTGTTGCCATACAGCGCCTGTAA
- a CDS encoding acyl-CoA dehydrogenase — protein MFGAIMKFMRDNNVLPRISDTERQALEAGTVWIDGQIFSGNPDFVSMLKEPYNRHSEEEQAFIDGPVEELCRMIDSYDIITSRRVPEQVLDFIKQQGFMGLLIPREYGGKEFSTLAISSIMAKINAYNPTVGTFVVIPNSLGAAELLKHYGTDQQKKDYLPKLASGEYVPCFGLTELTAGSDAASIKAEGVVFKDEAGEVKIKLNFRKRYITLAPAANLISLAFQMHDPDNLLGKGEYPGITVIMLHKGTPGLHNGDHHLPIGMSFYNGPIIGEDVIASPEQIIGGPEYAGQGWRMLMEQLAGGRAVSLPAGAIGGMKYIAAATGAYSMIRHQFGIQIGLMEGIQEKLARIAGFAYMFEGARVYSCSALDAGEQPPVISALLKSSSTEYTQKAIIDGMDVFSGAGVMQGPNNILGGGYASAPVSITVEGANIMTRTLITFGQGATRCHPYALPLVKAVEDGDAGAFRNKLLGWLWHTASNFLRSKVRGLTRGFSAGSPEPGPVATYYRRLAWASSRYALLADLALYLIGGKLKARGSLGGRFADALTWQVLALSALRRYKAEGNRPEDLPLLQFSCEFALAQVQEAFEGIHANFEAPLVGWWLRGPSALFLRLNPLSRGPSDKVVRKAAASIQLMDEQYKRLTDGIAPAPEDEPGMGRLMKAFRLYTEVQPISQKIARAQKTRTLPRGLPYELADQAVAAKVISQHEAEQLKAANEAAMAAIEVDVFKPEDYFQDK, from the coding sequence ATGTTTGGTGCAATTATGAAGTTCATGCGCGATAACAATGTATTGCCGCGCATCTCTGATACCGAACGACAGGCATTGGAAGCGGGCACCGTCTGGATAGACGGGCAAATCTTTTCGGGCAATCCGGACTTTGTCAGCATGCTGAAAGAGCCCTACAACCGCCATTCAGAAGAGGAACAGGCCTTTATCGACGGACCTGTTGAAGAACTGTGTCGCATGATTGACAGCTACGACATCATTACCTCCCGCCGCGTGCCCGAGCAGGTGCTGGACTTCATCAAACAACAGGGGTTTATGGGACTACTGATACCCAGAGAGTATGGCGGCAAGGAATTTTCGACCCTCGCTATTTCCTCGATCATGGCCAAAATTAACGCCTACAACCCGACCGTTGGCACCTTTGTAGTGATACCGAACTCGCTGGGCGCTGCAGAGCTGCTGAAACATTATGGTACTGATCAGCAAAAGAAAGATTATTTGCCCAAGCTGGCCAGCGGCGAATATGTGCCGTGTTTTGGTCTGACAGAGCTGACGGCCGGCTCCGACGCCGCTTCAATCAAGGCCGAAGGCGTGGTGTTTAAAGACGAGGCAGGCGAAGTCAAAATCAAGCTGAATTTCCGCAAGCGTTATATCACTCTGGCGCCGGCCGCCAATCTGATCTCACTGGCCTTTCAGATGCATGACCCGGATAACCTGCTTGGCAAGGGAGAGTACCCCGGCATTACCGTCATCATGCTGCATAAAGGCACGCCTGGTCTGCATAATGGTGATCACCACCTGCCCATTGGCATGAGTTTCTATAATGGTCCGATTATCGGTGAGGATGTGATTGCCTCGCCCGAGCAGATTATCGGCGGACCAGAGTACGCGGGGCAGGGCTGGCGTATGCTCATGGAGCAGTTGGCCGGAGGTCGCGCAGTGTCGTTGCCGGCGGGTGCCATCGGTGGCATGAAATATATTGCTGCGGCAACCGGAGCCTACTCCATGATTCGTCATCAGTTTGGCATCCAGATTGGTCTGATGGAGGGTATTCAGGAAAAACTGGCACGTATTGCCGGATTTGCCTATATGTTTGAAGGTGCTCGGGTTTATTCCTGCTCGGCACTCGATGCGGGTGAACAACCGCCGGTGATTTCGGCACTGCTCAAGTCAAGTAGCACGGAATACACGCAAAAAGCTATTATTGACGGCATGGATGTGTTCTCCGGCGCCGGTGTCATGCAGGGGCCCAATAATATTCTGGGTGGCGGTTACGCCAGCGCACCGGTCAGTATTACGGTGGAAGGCGCCAACATCATGACGCGCACGCTGATTACCTTCGGTCAGGGCGCAACCCGCTGTCATCCTTACGCCCTGCCGCTTGTGAAAGCGGTTGAAGACGGCGATGCCGGTGCTTTCCGCAACAAACTGCTGGGCTGGTTGTGGCATACCGCCAGTAATTTCTTGCGCAGCAAAGTGCGCGGCCTGACCCGTGGCTTCAGTGCCGGCAGTCCGGAGCCTGGCCCGGTGGCGACCTATTACCGCCGTCTGGCATGGGCGTCATCACGCTATGCCTTGCTGGCTGACCTGGCGCTTTATCTGATCGGCGGCAAACTGAAAGCGCGTGGCAGCCTGGGTGGACGTTTCGCTGATGCACTGACCTGGCAAGTACTTGCGCTGTCTGCGCTGCGACGTTACAAAGCCGAAGGAAACCGGCCGGAAGATCTGCCGCTGCTGCAGTTCAGTTGTGAGTTCGCGCTGGCGCAGGTACAAGAGGCTTTTGAAGGCATACACGCCAATTTTGAAGCGCCATTGGTTGGGTGGTGGCTGCGAGGTCCGTCTGCATTATTCCTGCGACTGAACCCGCTGTCGCGAGGCCCCTCCGATAAGGTGGTACGCAAGGCGGCGGCATCCATTCAATTAATGGATGAACAATACAAACGTCTGACCGATGGCATTGCGCCGGCACCGGAAGATGAGCCTGGTATGGGGCGTCTGATGAAAGCCTTCCGTTTATACACCGAGGTGCAGCCAATCTCCCAAAAGATTGCCAGGGCACAAAAGACACGGACTCTGCCGCGCGGACTGCCTTATGAACTGGCCGATCAGGCGGTGGCCGCAAAAGTCATCAGTCAGCATGAGGCCGAGCAGTTAAAAGCTGCCAATGAGGCGGCGATGGCGGCCATTGAAGTGGATGTTTTCAAGCCGGAAGATTATTTTCAGGACAAGTGA
- a CDS encoding alkaline phosphatase: MTVRHLFAGTILTTLLSAAVAAQPTIYPAPTDETPEFWQQSGATALQQALATQPNTNQARNVILFVGDGMGISTITAARIFVGQMQGSSGEENLLSFEHFPHVALSKTYNTNQQTSDSAGTMTAMMSGIKTRAGVIGVNQYATRADCASAQGTEVPSLMQQAAGRGMATGFVTTTRVTHATPAATFAHSPERDWESDADLSDEARRNGCVDIAAQLLAFDYGHGINVAMGGGIEAFVPSTETEPVSGRAGARQDGRNLTREWQEKYDNSAFIWHRDQLNSLDLENTRHLLGLFSRSQMSYAFDRPVGESGQPTLPEMTSAAIQLLQNQSGDNGFFLMVEAGRIDHAHHAGNAFRALHDTEELARAVDVAQSLTQDQDTLIIVTADHSHTLTIGGYATRGNPILGTVIANNDHGHAHDTPRLAQDQMPFTTLGYRDGMGYSEAAGGDRRYAQPVAAGRHNLSEVDTTHPDFHQEALVPLESEGHAGEDVAIFAQGPWAHLFHGVHEQHYIYYVMRHALGW; this comes from the coding sequence ATGACAGTCCGACACCTTTTCGCCGGGACCATTCTGACCACCTTGTTGAGTGCGGCTGTTGCAGCGCAGCCAACCATCTACCCTGCACCGACTGATGAAACACCCGAATTCTGGCAGCAAAGCGGCGCGACGGCTTTGCAGCAGGCGCTGGCCACTCAACCCAATACCAACCAGGCTCGTAATGTCATCCTGTTCGTTGGCGACGGCATGGGCATCTCAACTATCACGGCAGCTCGGATTTTCGTCGGCCAGATGCAGGGATCCAGCGGTGAAGAAAACCTGCTTAGTTTTGAACACTTCCCGCATGTCGCATTATCAAAAACCTACAACACCAATCAGCAGACCTCAGATTCTGCCGGCACCATGACCGCCATGATGAGCGGTATCAAAACCCGCGCTGGTGTTATCGGTGTCAATCAATATGCAACCCGGGCGGACTGCGCCTCGGCTCAGGGCACTGAAGTTCCCTCGCTCATGCAGCAGGCTGCCGGGCGCGGCATGGCCACCGGGTTTGTGACAACCACCCGGGTCACCCACGCCACCCCGGCAGCCACCTTTGCCCACAGCCCGGAACGGGACTGGGAAAGCGATGCAGACCTGAGTGACGAAGCGCGCCGCAACGGCTGTGTGGATATTGCTGCGCAACTGCTGGCGTTTGATTATGGGCATGGCATCAATGTGGCCATGGGCGGCGGCATTGAGGCATTTGTGCCGAGCACAGAAACAGAGCCGGTAAGCGGGCGGGCAGGAGCGCGCCAGGATGGTCGCAACCTGACCCGTGAATGGCAGGAAAAATACGACAACAGTGCCTTTATCTGGCATCGCGATCAGTTAAACAGCCTGGATCTTGAAAATACCCGGCACCTGCTGGGCCTGTTCAGCCGCTCACAGATGAGTTATGCCTTTGACCGACCGGTGGGCGAATCCGGTCAACCCACGCTGCCAGAAATGACTTCGGCGGCCATTCAGCTCTTGCAGAATCAGTCCGGGGATAACGGTTTTTTCCTCATGGTCGAGGCTGGTCGTATTGATCACGCGCATCATGCCGGCAATGCCTTTCGTGCACTGCATGACACTGAAGAGCTGGCGAGAGCCGTTGATGTTGCACAGTCACTGACGCAGGATCAAGACACGCTTATTATCGTCACCGCCGATCACAGTCATACCCTGACCATCGGCGGTTACGCCACCCGCGGCAACCCGATTCTTGGCACCGTCATCGCCAACAACGATCATGGGCATGCTCACGACACCCCTCGCCTGGCCCAAGACCAGATGCCCTTCACCACTCTAGGCTACCGCGACGGTATGGGATATTCGGAAGCCGCCGGAGGTGATCGGCGTTATGCGCAGCCGGTAGCTGCCGGACGCCATAATCTGTCAGAGGTAGACACCACACACCCGGACTTCCATCAAGAGGCGCTGGTGCCTCTTGAATCGGAGGGCCATGCCGGCGAGGACGTAGCCATCTTCGCTCAGGGACCATGGGCACATCTTTTCCATGGTGTACATGAGCAACACTATATCTACTATGTCATGCGGCACGCACTGGGCTGGTGA
- a CDS encoding 3-hydroxyacyl-CoA dehydrogenase NAD-binding domain-containing protein, with translation MSETSANTVPEAIDANASKFRHWRLSRDRDNIIYAYLDREGERVNSLSRAVLEEFEQLIVMAETSSPRGLVLLSGKSTGFVFGADVKEFEGFTDPAAVTAEIQRVHDMFNRLENLKCPTVTAIEGYCLGGGLEMALACDYRIAKDVPATRIGFPEVQLGIFPGFGGSVRSVRTVGGLKAMELMLTARQLKARQAKAIGLIDQLIGRHEELLWAARNAVLKGKRHRGPGLVGRLSNLWPIRPLLAEQMRKQTRRKARPEHYPAPYRLIDTWEQFGGNRKKMMTEEARAVGELMVSPAAIGLRRVFHLMERLKSQGKQADFKARHVHVIGAGVMGGDIAAWCVLRGLNVSLQDREMKYITPALKRAESLFRKKLRDPAKVKAALDRLRPDPEAEFVGMADVVIEAIFENREAKQELFKSLEPALKPGAILATNTSAIPLEELAAVLAKPQRLIGLHFFNPVPKMPLVEVVGGKDSDPAELSKGAAFCQQISRFPLPVKSSPGFLVNRILAPYMMTALQLHREGVPAEALDAAAEAFGMPMGPVELADTVGLDVCLMVTGVLGNEEEGLPESPEKAFIQKLVDAGKLGKKSGEGLYRWEKDKPQKNANNIAGHNLEELAHKLVQAYTRECQAALADGVVADADLLDAGMIFGTGFAPFRGGPLYYLEQHKQQETDNRV, from the coding sequence ATGTCAGAGACATCAGCCAATACGGTGCCGGAAGCGATCGACGCCAATGCGAGTAAATTTCGCCACTGGCGTCTGAGCCGGGATCGCGACAATATTATCTACGCTTACCTGGACAGAGAAGGTGAGCGTGTAAACTCCTTGTCCAGAGCCGTTCTGGAAGAGTTTGAGCAGCTCATCGTCATGGCAGAAACTTCATCGCCACGTGGATTGGTGCTGCTGTCCGGCAAATCCACCGGCTTTGTATTCGGGGCCGATGTCAAAGAATTTGAAGGCTTTACCGACCCGGCAGCAGTGACCGCAGAGATCCAGCGCGTGCATGACATGTTCAACCGTCTGGAAAATCTGAAATGCCCAACTGTGACCGCCATTGAAGGCTATTGCCTGGGCGGTGGTCTGGAAATGGCTCTGGCCTGCGATTACCGGATCGCCAAAGATGTACCCGCCACCCGCATTGGTTTCCCGGAAGTGCAGCTGGGTATATTCCCCGGCTTTGGCGGATCAGTCCGCTCTGTACGAACTGTTGGTGGGCTGAAAGCCATGGAGCTGATGCTGACAGCCCGCCAGCTTAAAGCGCGGCAGGCAAAGGCGATCGGCCTGATTGACCAATTGATCGGACGACATGAAGAGCTGCTGTGGGCAGCCCGCAATGCGGTATTAAAAGGCAAGCGGCACCGTGGCCCTGGTCTGGTCGGCAGGCTGAGCAACCTTTGGCCCATCAGACCATTACTGGCCGAGCAGATGCGCAAACAGACCCGTCGCAAAGCCCGTCCGGAGCACTATCCGGCACCTTATCGTCTGATCGATACCTGGGAGCAGTTTGGCGGCAATCGCAAGAAAATGATGACAGAGGAAGCTCGCGCCGTAGGCGAGCTGATGGTTTCACCCGCCGCTATCGGCCTGAGACGTGTATTTCATTTGATGGAACGTCTAAAATCCCAGGGCAAGCAGGCAGATTTTAAAGCGCGACATGTGCACGTGATTGGTGCCGGCGTGATGGGCGGTGACATTGCCGCGTGGTGTGTCCTGCGTGGACTTAATGTCAGCCTGCAGGACCGTGAGATGAAATACATCACACCAGCTCTGAAGCGCGCCGAAAGCCTGTTCCGTAAAAAACTGCGCGATCCCGCCAAAGTCAAGGCTGCGCTGGACAGGCTGAGACCCGATCCGGAGGCCGAATTTGTTGGCATGGCCGATGTGGTGATTGAAGCTATTTTCGAAAACAGAGAGGCCAAACAGGAGCTGTTCAAATCACTGGAACCGGCATTAAAGCCGGGCGCGATACTGGCCACAAATACCTCCGCAATACCACTTGAAGAATTGGCAGCAGTGCTGGCTAAACCGCAGCGATTGATAGGACTGCACTTTTTTAATCCGGTTCCCAAAATGCCACTGGTCGAAGTGGTTGGCGGAAAGGACTCAGATCCGGCTGAACTGAGCAAGGGCGCCGCATTCTGCCAGCAGATCAGTCGCTTTCCGCTGCCAGTGAAAAGCAGTCCCGGTTTTCTGGTCAACCGCATACTGGCACCCTACATGATGACAGCTTTGCAGTTGCACAGGGAAGGCGTACCGGCTGAAGCACTGGATGCAGCAGCCGAGGCATTCGGCATGCCCATGGGTCCGGTTGAACTGGCTGACACCGTGGGCCTGGATGTCTGCCTGATGGTTACTGGTGTTCTGGGCAACGAGGAAGAAGGTCTGCCCGAGAGCCCGGAAAAAGCCTTTATCCAGAAACTGGTCGACGCCGGCAAACTCGGCAAAAAATCCGGTGAAGGTTTATATCGCTGGGAGAAAGATAAACCGCAAAAGAACGCCAACAACATTGCCGGACATAATCTTGAAGAGCTGGCTCACAAGCTGGTACAGGCCTATACCAGGGAATGTCAGGCGGCATTGGCTGATGGCGTGGTGGCAGATGCGGACCTGCTGGACGCCGGTATGATTTTCGGCACGGGTTTCGCGCCGTTTCGTGGTGGCCCGCTCTACTACCTGGAGCAACATAAGCAGCAGGAGACAGATAATCGTGTATAA
- a CDS encoding acetyl-CoA C-acetyltransferase, whose product MYNSENHSNTLRKVVIAGGVRIPFCRSNSVYAELSNLDMLADTLQMLSTRFSLAGKKIDEVVAGAVTSHSKDWNLAREALLSTELSPATPGITLQMACGTSLQAALMSAAKIATGQIDCAIAAGTDTTSDAPIVFKRRFAHRLLKVSQARNMKARLAALKGFRLSELAPQAPANGEPRTGLAMGEHCELMAHEWGVTRQEQDQLALESHLKAAAAYDAGFFDDMVQMYEGVARDNNLRADSTLEKLAALKPAFDKKHGTLTAGNSTPLTDGAAAVLLCSEEWAKANDLPIQAYLTAGRSSAIDFVHGEGLLMAPTVAVSELLMHTGLTLQDFDSYEIHEAFAAQALCTLKAWEDPDFCRHKLGRDHAMGAIDRNRMNIKGGSLAFGHPFAATGARVLGNMAAILEERGNGRGLISVCTAGGMGVAAIVERP is encoded by the coding sequence GTGTATAACTCAGAGAATCACAGTAACACGCTTCGCAAAGTCGTCATTGCCGGCGGCGTACGCATCCCCTTCTGCCGATCAAATTCTGTGTATGCTGAGCTGAGCAATCTGGATATGCTGGCGGACACTCTGCAGATGTTAAGCACCCGATTCTCACTGGCTGGCAAAAAAATCGATGAAGTGGTGGCTGGCGCAGTCACATCGCACAGTAAAGACTGGAACCTGGCCCGCGAGGCCCTGCTGAGCACAGAACTTTCCCCCGCTACGCCAGGTATCACACTTCAGATGGCATGCGGTACATCCTTGCAGGCAGCATTGATGTCAGCCGCTAAAATTGCTACCGGACAAATCGATTGTGCTATTGCCGCCGGCACTGATACCACCAGCGATGCGCCTATTGTCTTCAAGCGCCGATTCGCCCATCGATTATTAAAAGTCAGCCAGGCCCGCAACATGAAAGCCAGGCTGGCGGCTCTGAAAGGATTCAGGCTGTCTGAGCTTGCTCCTCAAGCCCCGGCTAATGGCGAACCACGCACCGGCCTGGCAATGGGTGAACACTGTGAACTCATGGCCCACGAGTGGGGGGTCACCCGTCAGGAGCAGGATCAACTGGCCCTGGAAAGTCACCTGAAAGCCGCAGCGGCTTACGATGCCGGTTTTTTTGATGACATGGTGCAAATGTACGAAGGGGTAGCCCGCGACAATAATCTGCGCGCTGACAGCACATTGGAAAAACTGGCAGCACTCAAGCCAGCCTTCGACAAAAAACATGGCACTTTAACCGCCGGCAACAGCACACCGCTGACTGACGGCGCCGCAGCCGTTCTGCTGTGCAGTGAGGAGTGGGCCAAGGCTAACGACCTGCCCATCCAGGCTTACCTGACCGCCGGGCGCAGCAGCGCCATCGATTTTGTGCATGGCGAAGGCCTGCTGATGGCGCCGACCGTTGCCGTCAGCGAGCTGTTGATGCACACAGGTCTGACATTGCAGGATTTCGATAGCTACGAAATTCACGAGGCATTTGCCGCACAGGCTTTATGCACCCTGAAGGCCTGGGAAGACCCTGACTTTTGTCGCCACAAACTCGGCCGCGACCATGCCATGGGTGCCATCGATAGAAACAGGATGAATATCAAAGGCGGATCATTGGCCTTTGGCCACCCGTTTGCCGCCACCGGCGCCCGCGTGCTTGGCAACATGGCTGCCATTCTGGAGGAACGTGGCAACGGTCGCGGCCTGATTTCCGTGTGCACGGCAGGCGGCATGGGCGTTGCCGCCATCGTCGAGCGCCCCTGA